Proteins encoded by one window of Nocardia goodfellowii:
- a CDS encoding transglycosylase family protein, translated as MSENRKFNARALGLAAVTGALVAVPFTLAAGTAEAATHNWDGVAQCESGGNWGINTGNGYYGGLQFSHSTWVANGGTGYAHNASKAEQIRVAENVLATQGVGAWPTCGSRLTEGVSSGLEPEPAPAPEPEPAPAVQAAIPFSPKAAVDEAKNVGANVAAQAGVQDLYQQLLDQHAPLIDSLGGN; from the coding sequence ATGTCTGAGAACCGGAAGTTCAACGCCCGCGCCCTCGGCCTCGCGGCCGTCACCGGCGCCCTTGTTGCCGTCCCGTTCACACTCGCCGCCGGTACGGCCGAGGCTGCCACCCACAACTGGGACGGCGTCGCCCAGTGCGAGAGCGGCGGCAACTGGGGCATCAATACCGGCAACGGCTACTACGGCGGCCTGCAGTTCAGCCACTCCACCTGGGTGGCCAACGGCGGCACCGGCTATGCCCACAACGCCAGCAAGGCCGAGCAGATCCGCGTCGCGGAGAACGTGCTCGCCACCCAGGGCGTCGGCGCCTGGCCGACCTGCGGCAGCCGCCTGACCGAAGGCGTCTCCTCGGGCCTCGAGCCGGAGCCCGCCCCCGCGCCGGAACCCGAACCGGCCCCGGCCGTCCAGGCCGCGATCCCGTTCTCCCCCAAGGCCGCTGTCGACGAGGCCAAGAATGTCGGCGCCAACGTCGCCGCGCAGGCCGGGGTGCAGGATCTGTACCAGCAGCTGCTGGACCAGCACGCCCCGCTCATCGATTCGCTGGGCGGCAACTAA
- a CDS encoding ABC transporter permease translates to MSQHNSHLRAILDNRPSYLSFGAAWLFGHGAYALSHGENPLLRLPSAVPSALLITGLLSALVITIVVSMKAQRSATGRDAVVGNLLAASWLVGFGALFFIITALSSALSQDDLKMLLWPAGSGLIVGLLYLAGGAAYRDVLQYALGAWLGLTSSAALFLDGASPYWVLALAGGGSYLVAAALEPRRRAVAADPRYA, encoded by the coding sequence ATGTCTCAGCACAATTCACACCTGCGCGCAATTCTGGACAACCGGCCGAGTTATCTGAGCTTCGGCGCGGCCTGGCTGTTCGGCCACGGCGCGTACGCCTTGTCGCACGGGGAAAATCCCCTTTTGCGACTCCCCTCCGCCGTGCCGAGTGCCCTGTTGATCACCGGACTGCTGTCCGCGCTGGTCATCACCATCGTGGTGAGCATGAAGGCCCAGCGCTCGGCCACCGGCCGGGACGCGGTAGTCGGGAATCTGCTCGCCGCCTCCTGGCTGGTCGGCTTCGGTGCGCTGTTCTTCATCATCACCGCGCTCAGTTCGGCGCTGAGCCAGGACGATCTGAAGATGCTGCTCTGGCCGGCCGGCTCCGGCCTGATCGTCGGCTTGCTCTATCTCGCGGGCGGAGCCGCGTATCGCGACGTGCTGCAATACGCGCTCGGCGCCTGGCTGGGCCTCACTTCCTCGGCCGCGCTCTTCCTCGACGGCGCCAGCCCGTACTGGGTCCTGGCCCTGGCGGGTGGCGGCAGCTATTTGGTCGCGGCGGCCCTGGAACCTCGTCGACGTGCGGTGGCAGCCGATCCCCGCTACGCGTGA
- a CDS encoding YlbL family protein, whose translation MNRRIWTLLAALVPVLVLGVLGTVITVPYVALGPGPTFNTLGEVDGKQVVDVRGTEVDPTTGHLNMTTVSVRDGLNLFEAFGFWASGEHGLVPRAEVYPPGVPREEIDKSNQQDFKDSEGNAEVAALHYLKLPTVVLVRKVGDEGPAKDILRPGDEIVSINGTPIATPQDVVTAVSSQAPGSKLTIALRRDNAEQTVEITLAARPDDPAKGYLGVTPAEGARPPMQVTFNLADIGGPSAGLMFSLALIDKLSPGELDGGKFVAGTGTIEQDGKVGPIGGIQYKMMAAREAGAETFLVPAANCNEARARTPDGLRLVKVENLDGAVQSLADINAGREPVSCAAG comes from the coding sequence GTGAATCGTCGGATTTGGACCCTGCTGGCCGCCCTCGTCCCGGTGCTCGTACTCGGCGTACTCGGCACTGTCATCACTGTGCCCTATGTCGCACTGGGCCCCGGCCCCACCTTCAACACCCTCGGCGAAGTCGACGGCAAGCAGGTAGTGGACGTACGCGGCACCGAGGTGGATCCGACCACCGGCCATCTCAATATGACCACCGTGTCGGTGCGCGACGGGCTCAATCTGTTCGAGGCGTTCGGCTTCTGGGCCAGCGGCGAGCACGGCCTGGTGCCGCGCGCCGAGGTGTATCCGCCCGGGGTGCCGCGCGAGGAGATCGACAAGTCCAACCAGCAGGACTTCAAGGATTCCGAAGGCAACGCCGAGGTCGCCGCGCTGCACTATCTGAAGCTGCCGACGGTGGTGCTGGTGCGCAAGGTCGGCGACGAAGGCCCCGCCAAGGACATTCTGCGGCCCGGCGACGAGATCGTCAGCATCAACGGGACGCCGATCGCCACGCCGCAGGACGTGGTGACCGCGGTGTCCTCGCAGGCGCCCGGCAGCAAGCTGACGATCGCGCTGCGCCGCGACAACGCCGAGCAGACCGTCGAGATCACCCTGGCCGCGCGCCCCGACGACCCGGCCAAGGGCTACCTCGGGGTCACCCCGGCCGAGGGCGCGCGCCCGCCCATGCAGGTCACCTTCAACCTCGCCGACATCGGCGGCCCGTCGGCCGGTCTGATGTTCAGTCTCGCGCTCATCGACAAGCTCTCCCCGGGCGAGCTCGACGGCGGCAAGTTCGTCGCTGGCACCGGCACCATCGAACAGGACGGCAAGGTCGGTCCGATCGGCGGCATCCAATACAAGATGATGGCCGCGCGGGAAGCCGGCGCGGAGACCTTTCTGGTCCCGGCCGCCAACTGCAACGAGGCCCGCGCCCGCACGCCCGACGGCCTGCGCCTGGTGAAGGTCGAAAACCTCGACGGCGCCGTGCAGTCTCTGGCGGACATCAACGCCGGTCGTGAGCCGGTGAGCTGCGCCGCCGGCTGA
- a CDS encoding zinc-dependent metalloprotease: protein MSDMPFGFSDRDDDDARKGDESQGSGANDPFSFALGGSGAGFDPSQLGQMLTQLGQMLSGMGQPGSGGQSGPVNYDVAKRLARQQLGADLTPVSESTANAITDAARLAELWLDGATTLPAGATKTAAWTANDWIEETVPTWKRLCDPVAQQVNGMWTAQLPEEAKEMAAPMMGMLSQMGGLAFGSQLGQALGQLAKEVLTSTDIGLPLGPSGTAALLPAAISEFSAGLEQPESEIMVFLAAREAAHQRLFGHVPWLRQQVLGAVESYARGIKMDFSSIEEAAQGIDPMTLSDPAKLQELLSQGAFEPQTSPEQKQALERLETLLALIEGWVQVVVAAAVGDRLPGAGALAETLRRRRASGGPAEQTFATLVGLELRPRKLREAAALWQRLTDDAGMEKRDGVWAHPDLLPDSNDLDHPAGFIDSVIGGGTGAFDDPLAQLAETEARERDSGNAAKQEDEPGKPSTGEDDKPEDSGTS from the coding sequence ATGAGTGACATGCCGTTCGGATTCTCGGACCGTGACGACGACGACGCGCGCAAAGGCGACGAATCCCAGGGTTCCGGGGCCAACGACCCATTCAGTTTCGCCCTGGGCGGTTCGGGCGCGGGTTTCGATCCGTCGCAGCTCGGCCAGATGCTGACCCAGCTCGGGCAGATGCTCAGCGGCATGGGCCAGCCGGGCAGCGGCGGGCAGTCCGGGCCGGTGAACTACGACGTGGCCAAGCGGCTCGCGCGCCAGCAACTCGGCGCGGACCTGACCCCGGTGTCGGAGAGCACGGCGAACGCCATCACCGACGCGGCGCGCTTGGCCGAGCTCTGGCTCGACGGCGCCACCACACTGCCCGCGGGTGCGACCAAGACCGCCGCCTGGACGGCGAACGACTGGATCGAAGAGACGGTGCCGACCTGGAAGCGGCTCTGCGATCCGGTGGCGCAGCAGGTCAACGGCATGTGGACCGCGCAGCTGCCGGAGGAGGCCAAGGAGATGGCCGCCCCGATGATGGGCATGCTCAGCCAGATGGGCGGCCTGGCGTTCGGTTCGCAGCTAGGCCAAGCCCTCGGCCAGCTCGCCAAGGAGGTGCTGACCTCCACCGATATCGGCCTGCCGCTCGGCCCGAGCGGCACCGCCGCGCTGTTGCCCGCCGCGATCTCCGAGTTCAGCGCGGGCCTGGAGCAGCCGGAGAGCGAGATCATGGTCTTCCTCGCCGCGCGCGAGGCCGCCCACCAGCGTCTGTTCGGGCACGTGCCGTGGCTGCGCCAGCAGGTGCTCGGCGCGGTGGAGAGCTACGCGCGCGGCATCAAGATGGATTTCTCCTCCATCGAGGAGGCCGCGCAGGGTATCGATCCCATGACCCTGAGCGATCCGGCCAAGCTGCAGGAGCTGCTGTCACAGGGCGCGTTCGAACCGCAGACCAGCCCGGAGCAGAAGCAGGCGCTGGAGCGCTTGGAGACGCTGCTCGCGTTGATCGAGGGCTGGGTGCAGGTCGTGGTCGCCGCCGCCGTGGGCGACCGGCTGCCCGGCGCGGGCGCGCTGGCCGAGACGCTGCGCCGCCGGCGTGCCTCCGGTGGCCCGGCCGAGCAGACCTTCGCCACTCTGGTCGGCCTGGAGTTGCGGCCGCGCAAGCTGCGCGAAGCGGCGGCCCTGTGGCAGCGGCTCACCGACGACGCGGGCATGGAGAAGCGGGACGGCGTGTGGGCGCACCCCGATCTGCTGCCCGATTCCAATGATCTGGATCATCCGGCCGGCTTCATCGACTCGGTGATCGGCGGCGGTACCGGAGCGTTCGACGACCCGCTCGCCCAGCTCGCCGAAACCGAGGCGCGGGAACGTGACTCGGGCAATGCCGCGAAGCAGGAGGACGAGCCGGGGAAGCCGTCGACCGGTGAGGATGACAAGCCCGAGGACTCCGGCACGTCCTAG
- a CDS encoding ABC1 kinase family protein — MSEIVRRGSSRNAKLAKIPLGIAGRAAVGFGKKLAGGDKSEINAQLNQKAAEQLFTVLGELKGGAMKFGQALSVMEAAIPEEFGEHYREALTKLQAAAPPMPAATVHRVLDVQLGTRWRERFQSFDDTPAASASIGQVHKAVWSDGRVVAVKVQYPGADEALRADLKTLSRMTGLIASVVPGADVKPILAEITERTEEELDYRNEARNQRTFAKAFDGHPRIVVPKVVAGAPKVIVTEWLDGTPVSKIIGEGAADPEGTYELRNRVAGLMGEFHFSSPEIAGLLHADPHPGNFMMLPDGRLAVIDFGACAPLPDGFPKILGQILALAVEERFDELTQVLYDNGWIIPGRTVTHQEIADFLRPFTDPIRTESFHFTRRWMQRVAGKATDITSAEMKTSRAMQLPAEHVMIFRVLGGSVGILAQLDAELPFMGLANQWLPGLREERGELTS, encoded by the coding sequence GTGTCTGAGATTGTGCGCCGTGGCTCATCCCGAAATGCCAAGTTAGCCAAGATTCCGCTGGGGATCGCGGGGCGGGCCGCCGTCGGGTTCGGCAAGAAGCTGGCCGGCGGCGACAAGTCCGAAATCAACGCCCAGCTCAATCAGAAGGCCGCCGAGCAGTTGTTCACCGTCCTCGGTGAACTCAAGGGCGGCGCAATGAAGTTCGGTCAGGCGCTGAGCGTGATGGAAGCCGCGATCCCGGAGGAGTTCGGCGAGCACTACCGCGAGGCGCTCACCAAGCTGCAAGCCGCCGCGCCGCCGATGCCGGCCGCCACCGTGCACCGGGTGCTCGACGTGCAGCTGGGCACTCGGTGGCGGGAACGCTTCCAATCCTTCGACGACACTCCGGCCGCCTCGGCCAGTATCGGTCAGGTACACAAGGCGGTGTGGTCGGACGGACGCGTCGTCGCGGTGAAGGTGCAGTACCCCGGCGCGGACGAGGCGCTGCGCGCCGATCTGAAGACGCTGTCTCGAATGACGGGTCTGATCGCCTCGGTCGTCCCGGGCGCGGACGTGAAGCCGATCCTGGCCGAGATCACCGAGCGCACCGAGGAAGAACTGGACTACCGCAACGAGGCGCGCAATCAGCGCACGTTCGCCAAAGCCTTCGACGGGCACCCCCGGATCGTGGTGCCCAAGGTGGTGGCGGGCGCCCCGAAGGTGATCGTCACCGAATGGCTGGACGGCACACCGGTGTCCAAGATCATCGGCGAAGGCGCGGCGGACCCGGAGGGCACCTACGAGCTCCGCAACCGGGTCGCGGGTCTGATGGGCGAATTCCACTTCTCCTCGCCTGAGATCGCCGGCCTGCTGCACGCGGATCCGCACCCGGGCAACTTCATGATGCTGCCCGACGGGCGGCTCGCGGTCATCGATTTCGGCGCGTGCGCTCCACTACCGGATGGTTTCCCGAAAATCCTCGGGCAGATCCTCGCGCTGGCCGTCGAGGAACGGTTCGACGAACTCACCCAGGTTCTCTACGACAACGGCTGGATCATTCCCGGCCGCACCGTCACCCACCAGGAGATCGCCGACTTCCTGCGGCCGTTCACCGACCCGATCCGGACCGAGTCGTTCCACTTCACCCGCCGATGGATGCAGCGGGTGGCGGGCAAGGCCACCGACATCACCAGTGCGGAGATGAAAACCTCACGGGCGATGCAACTTCCGGCCGAGCACGTGATGATCTTCCGGGTCCTGGGCGGGTCCGTCGGGATCCTCGCGCAGCTGGACGCGGAGCTGCCCTTCATGGGTCTGGCCAATCAATGGCTGCCCGGCCTCCGCGAGGAGCGCGGCGAACTCACCAGTTGA
- a CDS encoding PPA1309 family protein → MTADLHAELVLSRAVREVAEFADAEGWGRPPQLFALVPTADLVAAEPGLLDQLDQGNELTPIAQEALPDDITGGSMALDEFLATTTWPPAVRGCVLVQEIVVLPPDAESTLDDALTPLLADHEAADAAARAAAHAHPERRAARLFAGVLREGMQLALLQIKPEEDDSFPALDLRTYPNLAPNVLEALHHTFEEGFED, encoded by the coding sequence GTGACCGCAGACCTGCACGCCGAACTCGTCCTGTCCCGCGCCGTACGCGAGGTAGCGGAATTCGCCGACGCCGAGGGCTGGGGACGTCCGCCGCAGCTGTTCGCCCTGGTACCCACCGCCGACCTGGTCGCCGCCGAGCCCGGGCTGCTGGACCAGTTGGATCAGGGCAACGAGCTGACGCCGATCGCCCAGGAAGCGTTGCCGGACGACATCACCGGCGGATCGATGGCACTCGACGAGTTCCTCGCCACCACCACCTGGCCACCGGCCGTACGGGGTTGCGTACTGGTGCAGGAGATCGTGGTGCTGCCGCCGGACGCGGAAAGCACGCTGGACGACGCGCTCACCCCGCTGCTGGCCGACCACGAGGCCGCCGACGCCGCCGCTCGCGCCGCCGCGCACGCCCATCCGGAACGCCGCGCCGCCCGCCTGTTCGCCGGTGTGCTCAGAGAAGGAATGCAGCTGGCGCTGCTACAGATCAAGCCCGAGGAAGACGACAGCTTCCCCGCTCTCGACCTGCGCACCTATCCGAACCTGGCCCCGAACGTGCTCGAAGCTCTGCACCACACCTTCGAGGAAGGCTTCGAGGACTGA
- a CDS encoding medium chain dehydrogenase/reductase family protein, which translates to MSTTATEIVLPGRVEPNGLLITERELPAPGPHEALVRVEASGVSFAEQQMRRGKYYDQPPFPFVPGYDLVGTVTAAGSEVDPRLVGRRVAALTKVGGWTSHALLDARDLVRVPAALDAAEAETFVVNGITAWQMLYRTAKAKPGQTILVHGANGGVGSTLVQLAHANGIRVLGTASARNAAAVEALGATWIDYRGDVPQQVRALAPTGVDAVFDHIGGPGIHDSFGLLAPHGTLVSYGTAATKDDAGNSRLPVLKLFGQLLLWKALPNKRNAHFYNLWAGKRDLPRFRERITEDLGAVFDLAAQGTLRAQVAARIPLTEAARAMELAESSTVVGKVVIVTDFPA; encoded by the coding sequence ATGTCTACCACCGCCACCGAGATCGTCTTGCCCGGCCGCGTCGAACCGAACGGCCTGCTGATCACCGAGCGCGAACTCCCCGCACCCGGCCCGCACGAGGCACTCGTCCGGGTCGAGGCGAGCGGCGTCTCGTTCGCCGAGCAGCAGATGCGACGCGGCAAGTACTACGACCAGCCGCCCTTCCCATTCGTGCCCGGATACGACTTGGTGGGGACCGTGACCGCGGCCGGATCCGAGGTCGATCCGAGGCTGGTCGGCAGACGCGTCGCCGCTTTGACCAAAGTCGGCGGCTGGACCAGCCACGCCTTGCTCGACGCCCGCGATCTGGTCCGGGTCCCCGCGGCTCTCGACGCGGCCGAAGCGGAAACCTTTGTGGTGAACGGCATTACGGCGTGGCAAATGCTCTATCGCACCGCGAAAGCGAAGCCCGGCCAGACCATTCTGGTCCACGGTGCGAACGGCGGCGTCGGCTCGACACTCGTGCAATTGGCCCACGCCAATGGAATTCGAGTCCTCGGCACCGCTTCGGCCCGCAATGCCGCAGCCGTCGAAGCACTCGGCGCGACCTGGATCGACTATCGCGGTGACGTGCCACAACAGGTTCGAGCGCTCGCGCCGACCGGCGTGGATGCCGTGTTCGATCACATCGGCGGTCCCGGCATCCACGATTCCTTCGGACTGCTCGCACCGCACGGCACCCTGGTCTCCTATGGCACCGCGGCGACCAAGGACGACGCAGGCAACTCCCGGCTGCCCGTGCTGAAGCTCTTCGGGCAGCTATTGCTGTGGAAAGCCTTGCCCAACAAGCGAAACGCGCATTTCTACAACCTGTGGGCGGGCAAGCGCGACCTCCCCCGCTTCCGCGAACGCATCACCGAGGATCTCGGCGCGGTGTTCGACCTCGCCGCACAGGGCACGCTGCGCGCCCAAGTCGCGGCCCGCATCCCGCTGACCGAGGCCGCCCGAGCCATGGAACTCGCCGAGTCGAGCACTGTGGTCGGCAAAGTCGTCATCGTCACCGATTTCCCGGCCTGA
- a CDS encoding UPF0182 family protein encodes MGMRPPTGLSLSRRSRVLLVAAIVLAALLLLGPRLTDTYTNWLWFGEVGYRNVYLTVLRSRVILFAAVGLFVGLVVWLALLLAYRTRPVFVPVAGPNDPIARYRTTVMSRLRLFGIGVPVLLGLLSGLVAQSNWVTLQLFLNGGDFGQTDPQFQLDVGFYAFDLPFYRMVLNWLFVAIVIAFFASLVTHYIFGGLRLSGREGVLTRPARVQLAVIAGIFVLLKAVAYWFDRYELLSSSRKAPTFEGGSFTDINAVLPGKLILLAIAVICAIAFFAGIVLRDLRVPAMAAALLVLSSILVGAVYPLIVEQFSVRPNAADKEAEYIERNIAATRNAYGITPDKIEYKDYKGESRKSPLEVPVDRVTIANARLLDPNILSPTFTQLQQRKNFYGFPESLDIDRYSINGEVQDYIVAARELDPRALSGGQTNWINQHTVYTHGNGFVAAPANRVNKPQADANQASSGASDSGYPIFMVSDLATAPDKQHIRVDQPRIYFGELISQSTADYAIVGGSEGQAPREYDSDTASYTYTGAGGVPIGNWFNRLAFAAKYAERNLLFSSAIGENSKIIFNRSPKDRVQKVAPWLTTDGNAYPAVVEGRVKWIVDAYTTLDKYPYAQTTSLEGAVEDSIDQKTGRLLPRKEVSYIRNSVKATVDAYDGTVTLYETDSTDPVLKAWRGVFPGAVKPESEISPELRAHFRYPEDLFKVQREMLTKYHVDNPREFFTNNAFWSVPTDPTIESQGGSFKQPPYYVLLGDPKSDKPVFNLTSAMVGFNRQFLSAYISVRSDPDGYGKFTILRLPTDTQTQGPQQTQNSMTTADEVSREKTLLSNSNKIKYGNLLTLPIADGGILYVEPFYNERNTGPNTSTFPQLLRVLVSYRDDAGSVRVGYAPTLAEALNEVLPGAGALATNSGGDPANRPKPGTLPPAPDTSQPQPGANTPVPGTVTPPTGSSAAKDAAAAELNRRIEAVRTAMKTGDFAELGRALNELEVAVKAYQEAK; translated from the coding sequence GTGGGCATGCGGCCCCCAACCGGCTTATCGTTGTCCCGCCGCAGCCGAGTGCTGCTGGTGGCGGCCATTGTTCTGGCGGCGCTGCTGCTGCTGGGACCACGGCTGACCGATACCTACACCAATTGGCTGTGGTTCGGCGAGGTCGGCTACCGGAACGTCTATCTGACCGTATTGCGGTCCCGCGTCATCCTTTTCGCGGCCGTCGGATTGTTCGTCGGTCTCGTGGTCTGGCTGGCGTTGCTGCTGGCTTACCGGACCCGGCCGGTCTTCGTGCCGGTAGCGGGACCCAATGACCCGATCGCGCGCTACCGCACCACCGTGATGAGCCGGCTGCGGCTGTTCGGCATCGGCGTCCCGGTGCTGCTGGGCCTGCTGTCGGGTTTGGTGGCGCAGTCGAATTGGGTGACGCTGCAGCTGTTCCTCAACGGCGGCGACTTCGGTCAGACCGATCCGCAGTTCCAGCTCGACGTGGGCTTCTACGCCTTCGACCTGCCGTTCTACCGCATGGTGCTGAACTGGCTGTTCGTCGCGATCGTGATCGCGTTCTTCGCCAGCCTGGTCACCCACTACATCTTCGGCGGCCTGCGGCTGAGCGGCCGCGAGGGCGTACTGACCAGGCCCGCGCGCGTCCAGCTCGCGGTGATCGCCGGAATCTTCGTGCTGCTCAAGGCCGTTGCCTACTGGTTCGACCGCTACGAGTTGCTGTCCAGCAGTCGTAAGGCGCCGACCTTCGAGGGCGGTTCGTTCACCGATATCAACGCGGTGCTGCCCGGCAAGCTGATCCTGCTCGCGATCGCGGTGATCTGCGCGATCGCGTTCTTCGCGGGCATCGTGCTGCGTGATCTGCGGGTGCCGGCCATGGCGGCCGCGTTGCTGGTGCTCTCCTCCATTCTGGTCGGCGCGGTGTATCCGCTGATCGTGGAACAGTTCTCGGTGCGCCCGAATGCCGCGGACAAGGAAGCCGAGTACATCGAGCGCAATATCGCGGCGACCCGGAATGCCTACGGCATCACCCCCGACAAGATCGAATACAAGGACTACAAGGGCGAGAGCCGCAAGAGCCCGCTGGAGGTCCCGGTCGACCGGGTCACCATCGCCAACGCCCGGCTGCTGGATCCGAACATCCTCTCGCCCACGTTCACTCAGTTGCAGCAGCGCAAGAACTTCTACGGCTTCCCCGAATCGCTGGACATCGACCGCTACAGCATCAACGGCGAGGTCCAGGACTACATCGTCGCCGCGCGTGAGCTGGATCCGCGCGCGCTGTCCGGCGGACAGACCAACTGGATCAACCAGCACACCGTCTACACCCACGGCAACGGCTTCGTCGCGGCCCCGGCCAACCGGGTGAACAAGCCGCAGGCCGACGCCAATCAGGCCTCCAGTGGTGCGAGCGACAGCGGCTATCCGATCTTCATGGTCAGCGACCTGGCTACCGCCCCGGACAAGCAGCACATCCGGGTGGACCAGCCGCGTATCTACTTCGGTGAGCTGATCTCGCAGTCCACCGCCGACTACGCCATCGTCGGCGGCTCGGAGGGTCAGGCCCCGCGCGAATACGATTCCGACACCGCTTCCTACACCTACACCGGTGCGGGCGGCGTGCCGATCGGCAACTGGTTCAACCGGCTGGCCTTCGCGGCCAAGTACGCCGAGCGCAACCTGTTGTTCTCCTCGGCCATCGGCGAGAACTCGAAGATCATCTTCAACCGCAGTCCCAAGGACCGGGTGCAGAAGGTCGCGCCGTGGTTGACCACCGACGGCAATGCCTACCCGGCGGTGGTGGAGGGCCGCGTCAAGTGGATCGTCGACGCCTACACCACGCTGGACAAGTACCCCTACGCGCAGACCACCTCGCTGGAGGGTGCGGTCGAGGACAGCATCGACCAGAAGACCGGTCGCCTGCTGCCCCGCAAGGAAGTCAGCTATATCCGCAACTCGGTGAAGGCCACCGTCGACGCCTATGACGGCACGGTCACCCTCTACGAAACCGACAGCACCGACCCGGTACTGAAGGCCTGGCGCGGTGTGTTCCCGGGAGCGGTCAAGCCGGAGAGCGAGATCTCGCCGGAACTGCGCGCGCACTTCCGCTACCCCGAGGATCTGTTCAAGGTCCAGCGCGAGATGCTGACCAAGTACCACGTGGACAATCCGCGAGAGTTCTTCACCAACAACGCCTTCTGGTCGGTGCCGACCGATCCGACGATCGAGAGCCAGGGTGGCAGCTTCAAGCAGCCGCCGTACTACGTGCTGCTCGGTGATCCGAAGTCGGACAAGCCGGTGTTCAACCTGACCAGCGCGATGGTGGGCTTCAACCGGCAGTTCCTCTCGGCCTACATCTCGGTGCGCTCGGATCCGGACGGCTACGGCAAGTTCACGATTCTGCGTTTGCCGACCGACACGCAGACCCAGGGCCCACAGCAGACGCAGAACAGCATGACGACCGCGGACGAGGTCTCGCGGGAGAAGACACTGCTGTCCAACTCGAACAAGATCAAGTACGGCAATCTGCTGACGCTGCCGATCGCGGACGGCGGCATCCTGTACGTGGAGCCGTTCTACAACGAGCGCAATACCGGCCCGAACACCTCGACCTTCCCGCAGTTGCTGCGCGTGCTGGTCAGCTACCGGGACGACGCGGGCAGCGTTCGAGTCGGCTATGCCCCGACTCTGGCCGAAGCGCTGAACGAGGTGCTGCCCGGCGCCGGGGCGCTGGCCACCAACTCCGGTGGGGATCCGGCCAACCGGCCGAAGCCGGGCACGCTCCCGCCGGCGCCGGACACCAGCCAGCCACAGCCGGGAGCGAACACCCCGGTGCCCGGCACGGTGACGCCGCCGACCGGGTCCTCGGCGGCCAAGGATGCCGCGGCCGCGGAGCTGAATCGGCGGATCGAGGCGGTACGCACGGCTATGAAGACCGGTGACTTCGCCGAACTCGGCCGGGCGTTGAACGAACTGGAGGTCGCGGTGAAGGCCTACCAGGAAGCCAAGTAG
- a CDS encoding TetR/AcrR family transcriptional regulator — protein sequence MSKSGATLSRSDVRRDTVVDAAITEFARTGYHGTPISTVAATAQISPAYVFKLFPGKVALFVAALERCFDLIERALSSGAARAGETAPEQILHEMGGAYAELISDKSLLMLQVHAQSVADIPEIGAALRAGLGRVTGFAKQRSGAADEQVQRFIAFGQLCHLITTLGLDGDDSPWATILTDGIRHPKAH from the coding sequence ATGAGCAAGAGCGGAGCCACCCTCTCCCGATCCGACGTCCGGCGCGATACCGTCGTGGACGCCGCGATCACCGAGTTCGCCCGCACCGGCTATCACGGCACCCCCATCAGCACGGTGGCGGCGACGGCTCAGATCTCGCCCGCTTATGTCTTCAAATTGTTCCCCGGCAAAGTCGCCCTCTTCGTCGCCGCGCTGGAACGCTGCTTCGACTTGATCGAGCGCGCCCTGTCATCGGGGGCGGCTCGGGCCGGCGAAACGGCCCCGGAGCAGATCCTGCACGAAATGGGCGGCGCCTACGCGGAACTCATCAGCGACAAGAGCCTGCTGATGCTGCAGGTGCACGCCCAGTCCGTCGCGGACATCCCGGAGATCGGCGCGGCCCTGCGCGCCGGGCTGGGCCGAGTCACCGGCTTCGCCAAACAACGATCGGGCGCGGCAGACGAGCAGGTTCAGCGCTTCATCGCCTTCGGGCAACTCTGCCACCTCATCACCACCCTCGGCTTGGACGGCGACGACAGCCCCTGGGCGACCATCCTCACGGACGGCATCCGCCACCCGAAGGCCCACTGA